The following are encoded together in the Roseobacter denitrificans OCh 114 genome:
- the narH gene encoding nitrate reductase subunit beta has protein sequence MRVRAQIGMVLNLDKCIGCHTCSVTCKNVWTTRDGVEYAWFNNVETKPGTGYPTDWENQAKWNGGWERTKSGKLQPKQGSKWRILSNIFANPDLPEIDDYYEPFDFDHDHLKSAPEMEAFPTARPRSKITGERIEKIEKGPNWEEILGGEFSKRSEDYNFEGIQKEIYGEYENTFMMYLPRLCEHCLNPACAASCPSGAIYKREEDGIVLIDQEKCRGWRMCVSGCPYKKVYYNWESGKSEKCTLCYPRIESGNPTVCSETCVGRIRYLGVMLYDADKIDTAANAPTDQELYDAQLDVFLDPNDPVVIETARADGIPEDWIKAAQESPIWKMAMEWKVAFPLHPEYRTLPMVWYIPPLSPIQNAAEAGKIGTDGMMPNVKDLRIPVRYLANMLTAGDEAPVVSALERMMAMRAYMRSKTVDGVIDEAIAARVGLSGRVIEDMYKIMALADYEDRFVIPTTHREQVEEAYDLKGGCGFTDGNGCSTGTSKPSLFGKGKKPLKMPEAM, from the coding sequence CACACGGGACGGGGTCGAATACGCCTGGTTCAACAACGTCGAGACAAAGCCGGGCACCGGCTATCCGACGGATTGGGAAAATCAGGCCAAGTGGAACGGCGGTTGGGAACGGACCAAGTCCGGCAAACTGCAGCCCAAACAGGGCAGCAAATGGCGGATCCTGTCCAACATCTTTGCCAACCCCGATCTGCCCGAGATCGACGACTATTATGAGCCGTTCGATTTCGACCACGATCACCTGAAGTCAGCCCCGGAAATGGAAGCGTTCCCCACGGCGCGCCCCCGCTCCAAGATCACCGGTGAACGGATCGAGAAGATCGAGAAAGGCCCCAACTGGGAGGAAATCCTCGGTGGTGAGTTCTCGAAACGCTCGGAAGACTACAACTTCGAAGGCATCCAGAAGGAGATCTACGGGGAATACGAGAACACCTTCATGATGTATCTCCCCCGGCTCTGTGAGCACTGCCTCAATCCGGCCTGTGCGGCCTCCTGCCCATCGGGCGCGATCTACAAACGCGAGGAAGACGGCATTGTCCTGATCGATCAGGAGAAGTGCCGCGGCTGGCGGATGTGCGTCTCGGGCTGCCCCTACAAGAAGGTGTATTACAACTGGGAAAGCGGAAAATCTGAGAAATGCACCCTGTGCTACCCCCGGATTGAAAGCGGCAACCCGACCGTGTGTTCGGAAACCTGCGTGGGTCGCATCCGGTATCTGGGCGTGATGCTCTATGATGCGGACAAGATCGACACCGCCGCGAATGCGCCGACGGATCAAGAGCTTTATGATGCGCAGCTGGATGTGTTCCTCGACCCCAACGATCCTGTGGTCATTGAGACCGCAAGGGCCGACGGTATTCCGGAGGACTGGATCAAGGCGGCTCAGGAAAGCCCCATCTGGAAAATGGCCATGGAATGGAAAGTCGCCTTCCCGCTGCATCCGGAATACCGGACGCTGCCGATGGTGTGGTACATCCCGCCACTCTCACCGATCCAGAACGCCGCCGAGGCCGGGAAGATCGGCACGGATGGCATGATGCCCAACGTCAAGGATTTGCGGATTCCCGTTCGGTATCTCGCGAACATGCTCACGGCAGGTGACGAGGCCCCGGTGGTGTCGGCGCTCGAACGGATGATGGCCATGCGCGCCTACATGCGGTCGAAAACCGTGGACGGTGTGATTGACGAGGCCATCGCCGCACGGGTCGGCCTGAGCGGGCGTGTGATCGAGGACATGTACAAGATCATGGCCCTTGCCGATTACGAGGACCGTTTCGTCATCCCGACAACCCACCGTGAGCAGGTCGAAGAAGCCTATGACCTCAAGGGGGGCTGTGGATTTACCGACGGCAACGGTTGTTCGACCGGGACGTCCAAGCCCTCGCTTTTTGGCAAAGGGAAGAAACCTCTTAAAATGCCGGAGGCAATGTGA
- the narJ gene encoding nitrate reductase molybdenum cofactor assembly chaperone → MTIDRTFKAISLVLSYPTRELQHAMPEIGGVLASDTRLTAAARRALRPLIEELGGRDIYDLQETYVGLFDRSRTLSLNLFEHVHGESRDRGGAMVSLVEMYREGGFDPATSELPDHLPMLLEFLSTRPFVEAQETLADAAHILEALNARLGRRESPYGAVFAALLQLSGAKADKAAVAELLEEPEMDPDDLEALDKVWEETEVRFGPDPNAGCPQVRDMLSRMDQPNTPTPQHAAE, encoded by the coding sequence ATGACCATTGATCGTACATTCAAAGCCATTTCGCTGGTCCTGAGTTACCCGACGCGCGAGCTGCAGCATGCCATGCCCGAGATCGGAGGCGTTCTGGCCTCGGACACGCGATTGACAGCAGCAGCACGTCGGGCCCTGCGCCCGCTCATCGAAGAGTTGGGCGGGCGCGACATCTATGACCTGCAAGAGACCTATGTGGGTCTCTTTGACCGATCGCGCACGCTTTCGCTCAACCTGTTCGAGCATGTGCACGGCGAAAGCCGCGACAGAGGGGGCGCAATGGTCTCACTGGTCGAAATGTATCGCGAGGGCGGGTTTGACCCGGCCACCTCAGAACTGCCTGATCATCTGCCTATGCTGCTGGAATTCCTGTCCACGCGTCCCTTCGTCGAGGCACAGGAAACCTTGGCGGACGCGGCGCACATTCTCGAGGCTTTGAACGCACGGCTGGGCCGTCGGGAAAGCCCCTATGGAGCCGTGTTCGCCGCTTTGCTGCAGCTCTCTGGAGCGAAAGCCGACAAGGCGGCTGTGGCAGAACTGCTTGAGGAGCCGGAGATGGATCCGGATGACCTCGAGGCACTCGACAAGGTTTGGGAGGAAACCGAGGTTCGCTTCGGCCCCGATCCCAACGCAGGATGCCCACAAGTGCGCGACATGCTGTCTCGCATGGATCAACCCAACACCCCCACACCGCAACACGCGGCCGAATGA
- the narI gene encoding respiratory nitrate reductase subunit gamma codes for MNQFLFGTFPYIALAICIIGSIARYERDPFTWKSSSSQMLRRRQLIIGSVLFHVGVLVIFFGHLVGLLTPIWIFDAIGISHGAKQLLAVVAGGIAGVAALIGGILLFHRRWTDPRIAKNSSFWDNAILLMLIAQLVLGLGTIFVSLGHLDGHEMVKFMSWAQGIFTFDGAAAGYVADVAIVFKLHLILGLLIIAVFPFTRLVHILSGLAAPFRYLFGRTGYQVVRSRRKVALPKTVGAGSQGRKSPMPERKGAAAPDAMPTPAE; via the coding sequence ATGAACCAGTTTCTTTTCGGAACCTTTCCTTACATCGCACTGGCGATTTGCATCATCGGCTCGATCGCACGATACGAGCGTGATCCATTCACATGGAAGTCTTCTTCATCGCAGATGCTGCGGCGCAGGCAACTCATCATTGGCTCGGTTCTGTTCCATGTCGGTGTCCTGGTGATCTTCTTCGGTCACCTGGTTGGATTGCTGACACCGATCTGGATTTTCGATGCCATCGGCATCAGCCACGGTGCAAAGCAACTCCTGGCCGTGGTGGCTGGCGGTATCGCGGGCGTTGCGGCGCTGATTGGGGGCATCCTGCTTTTCCATCGCCGGTGGACTGATCCGCGGATCGCGAAGAATTCCAGCTTCTGGGACAACGCGATCCTGCTGATGTTGATTGCTCAGCTGGTACTGGGGTTGGGCACCATTTTCGTCTCCCTCGGTCACTTGGACGGGCACGAGATGGTAAAGTTCATGTCCTGGGCGCAGGGTATCTTCACCTTTGATGGTGCGGCCGCCGGATACGTCGCGGATGTGGCGATCGTCTTCAAGCTGCACTTGATCCTTGGCCTGCTGATCATCGCGGTCTTTCCGTTCACACGGCTTGTGCACATTCTGTCAGGATTAGCGGCACCGTTCCGGTATCTATTTGGACGCACCGGCTACCAGGTCGTTCGTTCACGTCGCAAGGTTGCCTTGCCGAAAACTGTCGGTGCCGGTTCTCAAGGCCGCAAGAGCCCGATGCCAGAACGCAAGGGTGCAGCAGCACCTGACGCAATGCCAACCCCTGCGGAGTAA
- a CDS encoding peptidylprolyl isomerase, producing MNALFPDLVVNGETVPSARIAAETQNHDGPKGKPGIAWRKAANAMAVRTLLLQEARKRGVQAQVQEIAPSRFETEEEALVRGLLDEAVVVSAPSAASVRAEWEKDPLRFRTPPLWEVSHILVACDPRDEEARRQAHARAVDLTGQALGNPNGFAKLAARESDCGSKSTGGALGQQSPGDTVPEFEAALRQLTEGGITGEPILTRYGWHIIKLDAVAIGAVLPFDAVKQKISDAMEKASWARAAKDFVQTLVASAEISGADLRPVSPRRADHEKHHH from the coding sequence ATGAATGCGCTTTTTCCTGATCTTGTCGTAAATGGTGAAACGGTCCCGTCAGCACGGATTGCGGCAGAGACCCAAAACCACGATGGCCCAAAGGGCAAGCCCGGCATCGCCTGGCGCAAGGCCGCCAACGCCATGGCAGTGCGCACCTTGCTTCTGCAAGAGGCACGCAAGCGCGGTGTGCAAGCGCAGGTTCAGGAGATCGCGCCCAGTCGGTTTGAAACAGAGGAGGAGGCCCTTGTCCGGGGCCTTCTCGACGAAGCCGTTGTGGTGTCAGCGCCGTCTGCGGCATCCGTTCGTGCGGAATGGGAGAAGGATCCGCTCCGGTTCCGAACCCCGCCACTATGGGAGGTGTCACATATTCTGGTCGCTTGCGACCCGAGGGACGAGGAGGCGCGTAGGCAGGCACATGCCCGCGCAGTTGATCTCACTGGGCAGGCGCTCGGCAATCCCAATGGCTTTGCGAAACTGGCGGCTCGGGAAAGCGACTGTGGCTCAAAATCGACCGGTGGGGCCCTCGGGCAACAAAGCCCGGGCGACACGGTTCCCGAATTTGAAGCGGCTCTGCGCCAACTGACGGAAGGGGGCATCACGGGAGAACCCATCCTCACGCGCTATGGCTGGCACATCATCAAGTTGGATGCCGTCGCGATTGGTGCCGTGCTTCCCTTCGACGCAGTTAAACAGAAGATTTCCGATGCCATGGAGAAAGCATCGTGGGCCCGAGCGGCCAAAGACTTCGTGCAAACCCTGGTTGCGTCCGCCGAGATCTCCGGCGCGGACCTCCGACCGGTCTCGCCCAGGAGGGCAGATCATGAAAAGCATCACCACTGA
- a CDS encoding hemerythrin domain-containing protein: protein MKSITTDHRSIDGKTPTSVMLLQNPLDFIAEDHLRLRAMCAALDRLAETTPVEGAAISEMIDYLGHELPLLLADEDDDLMPHILSRAEPEDELPKLTRRLEKEHAEIACLLKAVTSGLAGLALATSISNALRTSMHDLADAARRHLILENAVLLPLAKARLTKEDLHAIRAAMLKRRGLESLFAT, encoded by the coding sequence ATGAAAAGCATCACCACTGACCACCGTTCGATTGATGGCAAGACACCGACCAGTGTCATGCTCCTTCAGAATCCCTTGGACTTCATCGCGGAGGACCATCTTCGCCTGAGAGCCATGTGCGCAGCGTTGGATCGTCTGGCAGAGACAACGCCGGTTGAAGGCGCAGCAATCTCGGAAATGATCGACTACCTCGGACACGAATTGCCACTGCTGCTGGCAGATGAAGATGACGACCTCATGCCCCACATTCTGTCCCGCGCCGAACCGGAAGATGAACTGCCAAAGCTGACCAGACGACTAGAAAAAGAGCACGCCGAGATAGCCTGTCTTTTGAAGGCCGTGACCTCGGGTCTTGCCGGTCTGGCGCTTGCCACCTCAATATCGAATGCGTTGCGGACCTCAATGCATGATCTGGCAGACGCAGCACGACGGCACCTTATCCTGGAGAATGCAGTCTTGCTTCCTTTGGCCAAAGCGCGGCTGACCAAAGAAGACTTGCACGCAATTCGCGCCGCAATGCTCAAGCGAAGAGGGTTAGAGAGCCTCTTCGCAACCTAG
- a CDS encoding hemerythrin domain-containing protein encodes MKKSLSNARSRDPHYHATDMDLLVNPLEFFEEDHLRTRTVCATFDRIADSELPAREDVFEALSYLENELPLFIVDEDADLVRLMRGHLDEATSLFEVLRCVTKLHEEIAFRSRPAIDLLEILKQHPRGLTNSEQTCLRDLATSLRTDMAMENSGLLPLAKTLLTKDELAELRLAMFQRRLSDFRDHRACGA; translated from the coding sequence ATGAAGAAATCCTTGTCCAATGCACGTTCACGGGACCCACATTATCATGCGACAGACATGGACCTTTTGGTCAACCCGCTGGAATTCTTCGAAGAGGATCACCTGCGAACAAGAACGGTTTGTGCAACCTTTGATCGCATCGCCGACAGTGAATTGCCGGCCAGAGAAGATGTCTTCGAAGCACTGAGCTACCTTGAAAACGAACTGCCGCTCTTCATTGTTGATGAGGATGCAGACCTTGTGCGACTGATGCGCGGCCATTTGGACGAAGCAACATCGCTCTTTGAGGTGCTGCGCTGCGTCACAAAACTCCATGAGGAAATCGCATTCAGATCGCGACCGGCGATTGACCTGCTTGAGATCCTCAAGCAGCACCCTCGCGGCCTCACCAATTCCGAACAGACATGCCTGCGCGATCTGGCAACAAGTCTGCGCACAGACATGGCAATGGAAAACAGCGGGCTGCTGCCGCTCGCCAAGACGCTTTTGACCAAGGACGAGTTGGCCGAGTTGCGCTTGGCGATGTTTCAGCGGCGTCTTTCAGACTTTCGCGACCACAGGGCATGTGGCGCATGA
- the glp gene encoding molybdopterin molybdotransferase MoeA, translated as MTYLPRDMPTGCGCDDLKTTSKWISIDEAFDRISRHVFPIARAETLPIQNAKGRVLANEVCAKGDMPRFDHAAMDGYAVDSTAFAGDGPWLFPVTGRIAAGDAPGTGCASADACRIFTGAPLPERYDSVIMQERAEKIGNLIRFDTRPEPRENVRQRGEEYQSGAAILSAGTVLTPGAIAACASAGHGKVTVHKRVRVALIATGSEVATPGMQELEEGQIWDVNTPMLHALLSRPDVDLNDIIRVKDSLHDIRDAMQSAAENADLVVTTGGVSVGDEDHLHGAVQAAGGSVIFAGVAMKPGKPVTLGRIGNATWLGLPGNPGSAFVTWSIFGEGVLNALSGRQRTMPKRRHVLLGHDLFRKAGRCEIRAACIVGIAGDGRDVIECTSGGTSGQVSHYATADGFAFLPSELDQMPAGTLVEFLPFCTN; from the coding sequence ATGACATATCTTCCAAGGGACATGCCCACTGGCTGTGGGTGTGATGACCTTAAAACCACGTCCAAATGGATCAGCATCGACGAAGCCTTTGATCGGATATCGCGTCACGTCTTCCCCATCGCGCGCGCGGAAACGCTACCGATCCAAAATGCGAAAGGTCGTGTGCTTGCAAATGAGGTTTGCGCCAAAGGCGACATGCCGCGCTTTGACCACGCTGCCATGGATGGATACGCGGTCGACAGCACAGCATTTGCAGGCGACGGGCCATGGCTGTTTCCGGTGACGGGTCGGATTGCTGCGGGCGATGCTCCTGGCACAGGATGCGCCTCTGCAGATGCCTGCCGGATCTTCACCGGAGCGCCGCTTCCTGAGCGGTATGACAGCGTGATCATGCAGGAGAGGGCAGAGAAAATCGGAAACCTGATCCGGTTTGATACCCGTCCGGAACCGCGCGAAAACGTGCGTCAAAGAGGGGAGGAGTATCAATCAGGCGCTGCAATCCTGTCGGCGGGCACAGTCCTGACACCGGGCGCGATCGCGGCCTGTGCCTCTGCCGGGCACGGGAAGGTCACGGTGCACAAGCGCGTGCGCGTGGCGCTCATCGCAACCGGGTCGGAGGTCGCCACACCGGGAATGCAGGAGTTGGAGGAAGGTCAAATCTGGGACGTCAACACGCCGATGCTGCACGCCCTTCTGTCCCGCCCGGATGTCGATCTGAACGATATCATCCGGGTCAAGGATAGTTTGCACGACATTCGTGATGCCATGCAATCCGCCGCTGAAAACGCAGACCTCGTTGTCACGACTGGTGGTGTCTCGGTCGGTGATGAAGATCATCTGCATGGTGCCGTTCAGGCCGCAGGCGGTAGTGTGATTTTTGCAGGTGTTGCGATGAAACCGGGCAAACCCGTCACACTTGGACGGATCGGCAACGCAACATGGCTTGGGCTGCCCGGAAACCCCGGCTCCGCCTTTGTGACATGGTCGATCTTTGGCGAGGGCGTTCTGAATGCGCTGTCCGGACGGCAGCGGACAATGCCGAAACGCCGCCATGTGCTGTTGGGACATGATCTGTTCAGGAAAGCGGGTCGATGTGAGATCCGCGCCGCTTGCATCGTCGGTATCGCTGGCGATGGACGCGATGTCATCGAATGCACATCAGGCGGGACCTCCGGACAGGTTTCTCACTACGCAACGGCAGATGGCTTTGCCTTCCTTCCTTCCGAGTTGGACCAGATGCCGGCGGGCACGTTGGTCGAATTTCTTCCCTTTTGCACAAACTGA
- a CDS encoding DUF2478 domain-containing protein produces MAPGRGDTDLLLHRVAQSIIKAGYCPAGTTQINTARPDAGPCDMDVLVLPGGPTLRISQSLGREARGCRLDPEALEAAVALVQASLPESDCLIVNKFGKHEADGRGFRTVIAEALALELPVLVGLNALNAEPFFEFSGGIAEKIEPSADDLKHWLLSSMASRHDVAC; encoded by the coding sequence ATGGCCCCCGGGCGGGGCGACACCGACCTTCTCCTGCACCGGGTAGCGCAATCGATCATCAAGGCAGGGTATTGCCCGGCCGGCACGACCCAGATCAATACGGCGCGACCAGATGCAGGCCCGTGTGACATGGATGTCCTCGTCCTTCCGGGTGGGCCAACGCTTAGAATATCGCAGAGTCTTGGGCGCGAAGCGCGAGGTTGCCGGTTGGATCCGGAAGCGCTCGAAGCTGCCGTTGCTTTGGTTCAGGCAAGCCTGCCCGAAAGCGATTGTCTGATCGTGAACAAATTCGGTAAGCATGAAGCGGACGGGCGCGGATTTCGGACCGTGATCGCGGAGGCCTTGGCGCTTGAACTGCCGGTTCTGGTTGGACTGAATGCTCTCAATGCCGAACCATTCTTCGAGTTCAGTGGCGGAATTGCGGAAAAAATTGAGCCAAGCGCAGACGATTTAAAGCACTGGCTCTTGAGCAGTATGGCGTCGCGGCACGATGTCGCGTGTTGA
- a CDS encoding acetolactate synthase large subunit translates to MNIAELIVASLEKAGVIAAFGVPGEENTHLMQALEASRIEVILTRHEQAAAFMASVHARITGKPAMCFATLGPGATNLITGVADAQLDHAPMFVVTGQGARERIGKTVSHQLIDLERLFKPVTKFSRTLMHKDEVSGLVAEALRRAQDPHPGAVHLSLPEDLAGEQTDARPKSAPEPLPATAAPKAIGDALEILKSAQHPMIVAGNGVIRARAGHDVQLFAEATGIPLATTFMAKGILPADHPLHLHCVGQPFEDHIDKAFRTRDLIIAVGFDPVEVPPQSITAGGAIPVLHVGENPAALEHDWFIRGDVAGDVAKTMRSLTAGLDGRTWEEDDRIVAVRKEITEQRTRHHGSDDNALHPADVLRKIEASLTHDTFVVSGVGTHKMEVARYLAARKPNQIIIPNGLAGMGLALPGAIAAAHLGRHGRVMAICGDGEFLMNVQEMETADRLGLSLTVVMFEDKGYGLIKAKQQADTGGHTPLSFGNPEWDSLATSFGWQHIRTETLETLETALEDQRTGLTLITLPIDYGDALKKDSSPV, encoded by the coding sequence ATGAACATCGCAGAATTGATCGTCGCAAGTTTGGAGAAAGCGGGCGTCATTGCGGCTTTTGGCGTTCCGGGTGAGGAGAACACACATCTTATGCAGGCTCTGGAAGCCTCGAGGATTGAGGTCATCCTGACGCGACATGAGCAAGCCGCGGCATTCATGGCAAGCGTGCACGCGCGGATAACCGGAAAACCTGCCATGTGTTTTGCGACACTGGGTCCGGGCGCCACAAACCTGATAACCGGCGTGGCGGATGCTCAACTGGATCATGCCCCCATGTTCGTTGTCACAGGTCAGGGCGCACGAGAGCGGATCGGCAAAACCGTGTCACATCAATTGATTGATCTTGAACGGCTCTTCAAACCCGTGACCAAATTCAGCCGGACATTGATGCACAAAGATGAAGTGTCCGGCCTTGTGGCCGAGGCTTTGCGGCGCGCACAGGACCCCCATCCCGGCGCGGTGCATCTGTCGCTGCCGGAGGATCTGGCCGGTGAGCAAACAGACGCACGACCCAAGAGCGCCCCGGAACCGCTACCCGCAACGGCGGCTCCCAAGGCGATCGGTGACGCACTCGAGATATTGAAATCAGCGCAACACCCGATGATCGTTGCAGGGAACGGGGTCATCCGCGCGCGCGCCGGGCATGACGTTCAGCTTTTCGCCGAAGCCACGGGCATACCGCTCGCGACGACCTTCATGGCCAAGGGCATTTTGCCCGCAGATCATCCGCTTCATCTGCATTGTGTCGGACAGCCCTTCGAAGACCATATCGACAAAGCGTTCCGGACCCGGGATCTCATCATCGCCGTCGGCTTTGATCCCGTGGAAGTCCCCCCGCAGAGCATCACAGCAGGCGGGGCAATCCCGGTTCTGCATGTGGGTGAAAATCCCGCCGCGCTGGAACACGACTGGTTTATCCGTGGCGATGTTGCAGGTGACGTTGCAAAAACCATGCGTAGCCTGACCGCGGGGCTCGATGGCAGGACGTGGGAAGAGGATGACCGGATCGTCGCCGTGCGCAAAGAGATCACTGAGCAGCGCACCCGGCATCATGGGTCTGATGACAACGCCCTGCATCCCGCAGATGTACTGCGCAAGATCGAGGCGTCGTTGACGCACGACACATTCGTGGTGTCGGGAGTGGGCACTCACAAGATGGAGGTCGCGCGTTACCTTGCAGCGCGCAAGCCCAATCAGATCATCATTCCAAATGGGCTCGCGGGGATGGGCCTCGCCCTGCCCGGCGCCATTGCTGCGGCCCACCTTGGCCGCCATGGCCGGGTTATGGCCATTTGTGGCGACGGGGAGTTCCTGATGAACGTCCAGGAGATGGAGACCGCTGACAGGCTGGGTCTTTCGCTGACTGTGGTCATGTTCGAAGACAAGGGATATGGGCTTATCAAGGCAAAGCAGCAAGCGGACACCGGCGGCCACACGCCGCTTTCGTTTGGCAACCCCGAATGGGATTCATTGGCAACGTCATTCGGCTGGCAGCACATTCGCACAGAAACCCTCGAAACACTTGAAACGGCGCTGGAGGATCAACGTACAGGTCTGACACTCATCACGCTCCCGATCGATTACGGCGATGCGCTGAAGAAAGACAGTTCACCTGTCTGA
- the gdhA gene encoding NADP-specific glutamate dehydrogenase encodes MTGQEQLTDNLMERVEARNAGQTEFLQAVRDVARDVMAVEKNNARWSHAKVLERLTEPDRVIGFRVAWMDDHGDVQINRGWRVQTSNAIGPYKGGLRFHPSVNPSVLKFLGFEQVFKNALTGLPLGGAKGGSDFDPNGRSDAEIMRFCQAFMLELARYIGPDVDVPAGDINVGTREIGWLFGTYKKVSGASHGALTGKGHSFGGSAMRVEATGYGLIYFVQAMLAQSGSALDGKRVVISGKGNVATHAAEKATCEGAKVVCLSDTSGVLHAPDGMSHDAITWVRDRKAQGADISDPPKALDLSFDAGSTPWSVAEHDIALPCATQNEVDAKAAKDICAAGATLLAEGANMPLQSKALEHIRTEGLMYAPGKASNAGGVAISGLEMSQNAHRRFNSAEEIDAELKSLMGDIHARLLEEAGVGKTIDYARSANIAAYRRVADAVTALGTAA; translated from the coding sequence GGGACGTCATGGCGGTTGAAAAAAACAATGCGCGCTGGAGCCATGCCAAGGTGCTTGAGCGGCTGACCGAACCCGACCGCGTGATCGGCTTTCGTGTGGCGTGGATGGATGATCATGGGGATGTTCAGATCAATCGCGGCTGGCGGGTCCAGACGTCCAACGCCATCGGGCCTTACAAGGGTGGCTTGCGGTTTCATCCGTCGGTCAATCCGTCGGTTCTGAAGTTTCTCGGTTTTGAACAGGTCTTTAAGAACGCGCTCACGGGCTTGCCGCTTGGGGGTGCGAAAGGCGGCTCTGATTTTGATCCGAACGGGCGCAGCGATGCCGAGATCATGCGCTTTTGCCAAGCCTTCATGCTGGAGCTTGCCCGCTACATCGGGCCGGACGTGGATGTCCCCGCAGGCGATATTAACGTCGGGACGCGCGAAATCGGCTGGCTCTTTGGGACGTACAAGAAGGTGAGTGGCGCATCCCATGGCGCATTGACCGGCAAGGGACATTCCTTTGGCGGCAGTGCCATGCGGGTCGAGGCCACGGGATACGGGCTGATCTATTTCGTACAAGCCATGCTGGCGCAGTCCGGCAGTGCTCTTGACGGAAAACGGGTCGTGATCTCCGGCAAGGGCAATGTGGCCACCCATGCAGCGGAAAAGGCAACATGCGAAGGAGCCAAGGTCGTCTGCCTGTCAGACACGTCGGGTGTACTGCATGCACCCGATGGCATGTCGCATGACGCCATCACATGGGTGCGCGACCGCAAGGCACAGGGCGCGGACATTTCCGACCCCCCGAAAGCACTTGACCTGTCCTTTGACGCGGGTAGCACGCCGTGGAGCGTGGCAGAGCACGACATCGCCCTGCCCTGCGCCACGCAAAACGAGGTGGATGCAAAGGCCGCCAAAGATATCTGCGCAGCAGGCGCCACCCTGCTTGCGGAGGGTGCGAACATGCCGTTGCAATCAAAGGCGCTGGAACACATCCGCACAGAAGGCCTGATGTATGCACCGGGCAAGGCCAGCAATGCGGGCGGCGTTGCGATCTCAGGTCTTGAGATGAGCCAGAACGCGCACCGCCGTTTCAACAGTGCAGAAGAGATTGACGCCGAACTGAAGTCGCTCATGGGCGATATACACGCCCGCCTTCTGGAAGAAGCAGGTGTCGGCAAAACCATTGACTACGCCCGCAGCGCGAACATCGCAGCCTATCGCCGTGTCGCAGATGCGGTCACTGCTTTGGGGACAGCGGCATGA